The bacterium DNA segment GGCGAAGAGATCGCGCGCCTCGAGCTTCAGCTCCGAGGAAATCTCCAGGCGGGGATAGCGCCGGCGCAGGTCAAACAGGACGAGATCATGAAGCGCGGCGGCGTCATTCAAGGCCTGCCGGTTCTGGTCGATGAGGATCCAGCGCAATCGTACGGGCAATTTCTGAACCTTCCCCGAGCGGATCATCTTCTCCAGATGCAGCATCGTCCCAAGCATCCCGGTCCCCGGACCGCTGCCGACGTCGAGGATCGTCAGGTCAATCATAGGGGCTCGCGTCGCCCCCTCCACCGGCAAAGCCGTCGGAGCCTCCCCCTCAACGCCCCTTCGGGGCTGGTTTTTTAGAATGATTTCGTCAGGGATTTGATCGAGGAGGGTCGCCACCTTCAGGGCGTTGACGGGCAGAAAGTAGAGGATGTAGCCGGAGCGGTGCTCCTTCTGGTTCAAGTAGTTCTTGGGCAGAAAGGCCCTCTCCTGGGTGAAGGCGACGCTCAGGTCGCGGACGCCCTTCACGAAGAACCGGTAATCCCCTTCGGTAAACTCGGCGCGGTCGGCGAAATCCTTGCGGCGCGTGTCCGCATAGAAGGTCTTCTTGACGTAGCCCTTAAGGATGGACTCCCAAAAAGGCGGCATGGACACCGGTTGCATGACGGGAAACTAGCTGATATTTCCGTTCAAAAGGAAGTGAAATGGACCTGAAAAAACTCGTCAACGTCAACGTCGCCGGCAGCCAGCCTGTCCCCACGCCGGCGGAGATTCAAAATCTCCTCCCCGCCCCGGACGCAAGCCTCAAGACCGTGCTCGCGGGCCGGGAGGCCATCCGCAACATCCTGGATGGCAAGGACCGCCGGCTCTTCGTCGTCGTCGGGCCTTGTTCGATCCACGATCCCAAGGCCGCCCGCGAGTACGCGGCCCGGTTGAAAAAGTTGGCCGACCGGGTGAGCGAGACCTTGGTCCTCGTCATGCGCGTTTATTTCGAAAAGCCGCGCACGACGGTCGGATGGAAAGGCCTCATCAACGACCCCCACCTGGACG contains these protein-coding regions:
- a CDS encoding small ribosomal subunit Rsm22 family protein yields the protein MQPVSMPPFWESILKGYVKKTFYADTRRKDFADRAEFTEGDYRFFVKGVRDLSVAFTQERAFLPKNYLNQKEHRSGYILYFLPVNALKVATLLDQIPDEIILKNQPRRGVEGEAPTALPVEGATRAPMIDLTILDVGSGPGTGMLGTMLHLEKMIRSGKVQKLPVRLRWILIDQNRQALNDAAALHDLVLFDLRRRYPRLEISSELKLEARDLFAGKVSKSVPSADLILCLNVLSELAANRRRHLLEDLLGNVLKPAGRLLAMEPALQSTTRALMDLHDELLDRGLGHVHAPCLHQAACPMLQANDRDWCHTYIPWNRPPWIEKIDRLVSIRKDYLKCSYLLLGREAPARRETDLWRVVSGPLNSKGKSERLLCGEAGLPGLLRVCRLDRDESPANAAFDALERGDLVRMAKTARVTKETPLRKA